A stretch of DNA from Mucilaginibacter daejeonensis:
CTTGCCATCCTCTTACTATTCCGCCCGCGCTATGAGGTATCCTGTGATCTATATGCATGATGGCCAGCATGTATTCAAAGCGACGAACGGCGATCATGAAGGATGGGCCGTAGATTCATTAATAAATTCCTATCCAGCAAGGAAGCAAGCCATAGTTGTAGCTATATACAACAACAGCCAATTTAGATTTTCGGAGTATGATCCATATGATACAAACTATGGGAAGGGCGAAGGCAAAGCGTATATTCAATTTATCGCAAATGTGCTTAAACCCTATATTGATGCTCACTATAGGACAAAGTCTTCAGCTGAAAACACAGTGATCGCCGGTAGTTCCATGGGAGGGCTTATTTCAATGTATGCAGCCTCTCGATTCAACGATATTTTTGGCTGCGCTTGCGTGCTTTCTCCAGCATACTTCATGGGGCCTGACATTTACAACGAGATCGAGAACAGTGCTATCAATCCTAAAACAAAGATCTTTCAAGCTTGTGGCGATGATGAAGGAAATGAGGCCGATCATGTTGTCAGACTTGATTCACTGCTCCGAAAAAAGGGATCGTCATTCAAGAACGTACCTATGCCTTTGATCGTAAAAGGGGGCAGACATGATGAGCGACAATGGCGCAAAACCTTTGAAGCGTTCTATAAATGGTTCACTCATTAGCTGCAAGGTAGACCCAAAACCGATCTCTGGTATGTCCAATTGATAGTGACGCTTTATATCTAAAGCTTTTAGAAGTTAAATTTGATCGTAATGGGCGTGCTTACTTCCAGATAACGTATTTAAACAGATCTCGCTTATGTTGAAAGACTTAGTATCGATGATGGTTTGTTTGATCATTGTAACAGGAGCCGCCAAACGGCAAACCATTCCCAAAAGCGCCAGTGAATTATCGGCTCAATTTTCAACCTTTAGCAGAAAGCATCCAAGGTCTACTTTATATATTCATACAGATCGTTCCGTCTACAGAAGCGGCGAAACGATATGGTGTTCAGGATACCTGACCAGAAAGGCCAACATCGATTTGAAGGGGCATCATTTCCTGGTGATACAATTGATCGACCCGGTTACTAAAAGCGTCAGGATCTCCAAAAAGTTGGCGATGCAAGAAGGTATCGCTTCCGGGAGTTTAGACCTGACAGATGGTCTGCCTTCAGGTGAGTATCAATTACTGGCGTTCACGAATGTGGTCGGTAGCGATATGGAGCCAGTTGCTGTCTTTAGGGCTCCTCTATTTATCACGGATAACCGATCTGATCAAGCCTTTAGTATAACTGCATCAATGTTGGATCTTAAAGGTCCGGATAGTGAAATGCAGGTCAAGATCTCACTCAATAATATCGATAAAAAGGAGGCCTCCGATGCGCAGCTATCATACCGTTTTGATAATGGTTCGCCGCCGATCGAGCGAAGATCAAAGGGAAAAGAAACGATCATATCAATACCCAAAACTTTGAATCATCGAACATTCGCCAAGATATTAATTAGCGTGCGAACTAAAGATAAGAAAGCATCGCTGATCTTCCCCCTCCCCTCATTTAAAAGACCTAGCGTCAAGATGCGTTTTTTTCCTGAAGGCGGAGATCTTGTCGAAGGGGCAAGTAATTTGGTTGGGGTGGAGACCACGGCCGATGGGATACCTAAGGCAATGACCGGCTATCTGTATAGCGGGGATCGGCTGCTTGACACGATCAGAACGAGTAGCACAGGAATGGGCCGCTTTCTGATCGAGCCTAAAGCTGGCATAACATATCATGTCAAGCTTAAGATCGAAGGGGCTAAAGCGTTAGATACCACGTTCATTTTACCCAAGGCTTTGACCGATATACCGACCATTCATCTTCTTAAGGCCGTTGTAAAGGATACTGTAAAAGTTCAGATCGCAAGTAAGGTCAAGCGACCCGTTAAAGTTCTTGTACATGATCAGCAGAACCTATACGCTTGCTTCGACATGATGAGTTCACCGTCATCAAGACCGATCAGCATCGCGGTGAACGCCTTGCCCAAAGGACCATGCTTGATCACTATTTTGAACCTTGATGGCAAGCCGGTAGCTGAACGACTATTTTTCGCACATTATGATCAAAAGGTGATCTCTTCGATCAACACTTCAAAGAATGAATACGGCAAACGTAGTACGGTAAAGCTAAAGATCAAGTTGACCGATCAGCAACAAAGACCTGTTAAAGCGCTATTCTCGTTGGCTTGCGTCAGGGATGCTGATCTATGGACCGGGTCTTACAGGAGCATAGAAAGTTATTTGAACGTAGAGGATAAGCTCGACATGGAAATGGGGCTATTACCGAATGCTTACTACGAGAATGAAAACATCCTTGAGGACGTATTGCTGATCAGGGGTTGGAGGAAATTCAAATGGCAGGACGTAAATGCTCAAAGTTTGAAGGATACGCTTCCGGATCAAAAGGCACTTGAGCTTAAAGCTATAGTAACCCATGGTAAAAAAGCGCTGACGAGACCGGTCGGTGTCTCTTTGATGAAGCCAAATGGTATAGACGTTAGAGTGACCAATGCAAGTGGAGAATTGGTCATTTCCGACCAGCAAATGTTGCTACCGGATGACCGATACCTTTCATTGATGATCAATGAAAAGGATAAAGAGGGATATGAGATAAAGGTGGATGACCCTTACAGTAACATCAAAGTTTCTCCTTCGCTGTTTTCGGACACTTTCGGCTATACCCGAAGAATGCACGGAAGCGACCTGGGAAGCATTGTGAACGCCAAACTTGATAGGACCATTCAATTAGATGCGGTTTCAGTGAGGTCGAGTGCACCTTACGGGGGGGCGTTAAGCAGAGGTAAGCCGGGCGCTAATGAGTGTGGGGACTACGTGGACGAATATGGCTACCTGAATTATCCGAAAAGCATCAATAGTGATCGGATATCTCAACCGGTGAAAGGCAGGCAGTATAAGGTCCGGACCGATCTTGATGGCGATCGATTTACGGTTTCCCCAGTGACCTATGAGGGCTGTACGACCGATCAGAAACAGGGGATAGTTAAGATCCCCGGGATCTATTATGCAAGGGAATTTTACGGTGTTGATCTTAAGCGAACGGCGCCTCAATATCTTCCAACTCTGTTCTGGGGATCAGGGTTATTGACCGACGAAAACGGCGAGCGGGAAATTAGCTTCGATACCGGAGACATTACCGGCAGCTTTCGCATCATCCTACAAGGCATAACCGACGAAGAGGTAGTGTCCGGTACAGGAGGTTTTCTAGTGAAGTGAACGGAGGTTAAATGGCAATGACCTTAAAGACCACTAAGATGGCAATTAAGGCCCATCTTTATTCAATGTAGGTCATTGGTCAACGATTCATAACCCTAAGGTCGGCAGTTCGATCCTGCTCCCCGCTACTATTTATGATAAAGCCTCTTGAGTGTATCTAAAGAGGCTTTTTTCGTTTCTCATGATCGGCGAATGCTTAGGTGCGGAGAGTCAAATAGCGCCTTAGCCGGCTACAGGTAAAGTGAACCAAAAGGTGCTACCTTTTCCCGGCTCACTATCTACGCCTATCTGGCCGCCGTGGCAATCAATGATCTCTTTGCAGATGTACAGGCCTATCCCAAAACCGCTCGCACTAGTGAGCTGGTCGTCCACCGCGCGGTAGAACCGTCCAAAGATCAGATCCTGGTCCGCCTTATCGATACCTTGGCCTTCATCGATGACACTTATCTTCACGGTGGACCCATCCGACCAGCACGTCAGTTTGATCCTACTGTCAGTCGGGGAATATTTGACCGCATTGCTGATCAGATTCTCGATCACCTGGTCTATCTTTTCCAGGTCGGCGCTGACATAGATCGGTCCGGTGGGTTCAAAGCTGAAATGGTGCGAGCTGACCGTGGCTACAGCTTCTTGCACAGCCTGTTTCACCAGTTCAACAATGTCAAAATCGGTCCGGTCGATCCTGAGCTGACCTGCTTCCAACTGGGCGATATTCAAGAAGCCGTTAATGATGCCGGTCATTCTGCCGATCTGTTTGATCGTGCGCTCGAACATATCGGGCACCTTGGGGTCATCGCTGGTAACGCGTTTCTTTAATATATGCAGGTAGCCTGTCACAGCCGTGAGCGGTGTTTTTAGCTCGTGGCTGGTCATGCTTAAAAAGTCGTTCTTACGCTGTTCTTCCATTTTGCGTTGGGTAATATCATGAAATACCACTACAACCTGGTTCGTGTCTTTCCCAACGGCAACGGCATACACATCATACCATCCGCCAGTACCTTCGTTATATTCCTCAAAACGCAGGGCCTCTCCTGTAGTAGCTACCTTTCCATAGGTGCGTATCCAGGTGGGCTCAATATCAGGCATGATCTCTAATATGGTCTTGCCGACTACGTCTTTTAACCCGGTCTGCTTTTCAAATGCAGGGTTAGTGACCAAGAAACGATAATTCTCGGCAGTACCATCATCAGCGAACGAGAACTCGATCACCATGAATGCTTCATCTATCGATTCAAAAAGAGTTCGGTACCGCAATTCTGAAAGCCGCAATTCCTGCTCTGCGCGTGCAGTGAGCACTGCATCCCATGCAAGGCCTGCCACCTGTTTGATCCGTACCTGTTCTTCGATGGTAAAGTGGTGAGGCTGCTCGTAATGAGCAAAGAACACGGCCGACAATTTGCCATTCTTGAATAACGGTATATTGATGATCGCTTCGATACGCAGTTCGGTAAAAGATCGTCTGTGTTGTTCAGACAGTCGCGCCTCGTTCCTCACATCTTCGTACATGACTATTTGGCCGCTAAGCAGTGTTTCAAATATGTCAGTACCGAATTGCTTGGCCGGGAACGCACCCTTCAGTGGCTTTACACCGTTACGGTGATGATCCCGTTCGATCAGAAAAAATTCTCCCTTAATTAGAGTTTTGGCAAATCCGAAGCGATCGGCGTTCAAATGACCGGCAATAATGTCTAACGCTCTGGTCTCCATGGCTTCAGGATCAGAGAACAAGCGCAGCTGATCGCTCATATTGAGCAAGAACTCACGCTGCTCGGCGTTCTCTCTTTGCGATCGGTTGAGGCGGGTGGTCTCGGTACACACCACCAATATGCCTTCAGGCTTGCCGTTGGCATTGCGGATCGGGTTATAACTAAAGGTCCAGTAAACTTCATCAAGTTTACCGTCACGATAGATAGGCAGTAGTTGGTCTTCCAGGTAAACGGACTCGCCTGTGGTCAACACTTTGTTGATCAGGGGCCAAATGTTAGGCCAAATCTCCTGCCAATGGTCTTCACCGGGGCCTCCTAACAGATCAGGATGCTTGCTATTCGATCCGCTACCCAGGATCACCCGGTATGCATCATTGTAAAACTGAAGCAGTTCAGGACCCCACCAAATGAACATCGGGAACCCTGAGTCGAGCATAAGGTTCAGGGCGTTAAGCAGCTCGGCCGGCCATGTGGACATCGGGCCCAGTGGAGTTGCCTGATCATCCAACGATCGGATGAGGTCACTCATTTCTCCTTTGGCATAGATCAGCTGCCGATGATGGTTAGCGTCGTTTGACATGTAGATGTGTAATGTTGATGAACCGACGGTTCGTTATGCCAAACATCGGGAATTTACTTTATAGGCGATCACCGCTTTTGCATTTGCTGATATTGATCATTCAATGCCAGTTTCTTACCAAGATCGATGAGTTTTAACGTACAAAAACATGCTATATCGCTGCAATATCTTACCTGATGTTTGCCTGTCAAAGCTTATCTTCACCTTGTATATAACAACGAATAAAATATAATGCTTGACCGCCGTAAATTTATATTGACCACCTCGCTGGCCGCCACCGGAGCGGCGTTGAACCTCAGATCTTTAGCTGCGCCGATCGCGGCCCCTGCACCGTCATCCCAGCTCCCGATCATCATATCTACCTGGGATTTTGGCGTGGCCGCTAACCAGGCCGCCTGGAAGGTGCTTTCGACCGGTGGCCGTGCATTGGATGCCGTTGAGGCTGGTGCCCGGGTGCCCGAGGCCGACCCAAATAATCACAGTGTAGGCGCGGCGGGTTACCCCGATCGCGACGGTCATGTAACGCTGGATGCCTGTATCATGGACGAGAAAGGCAATTGTGGCGGCGTGGCCGGCATGGAGTATATCGATCATCCGATATCCGTAGCCCGCATGGTGATGGAAAAGACACCGCATGTGCTGTTAGTAGGCGACGGTGCCACTCAATTCGCGGTAGCTAACGGATTTACTAAAAAGCAACTACTTACGCCTGATTCGGAAAAGGCCTGGAAAGAGTGGCTGAAGACATCCAAATATCAGCCCGAGATGAACATCGAGAACAAGCACTTTACACCGGTGCCTAACAAGATGCCTGGTAATCAGTATAACCATGACACTATAGGAATGCTGGCCGTGGATGCTGCAGGTAATATCTCGGGAGCTTGTACCACCAGTGGCATGGCTTTCAAACTGCATGGCCGGGTGGGAGATAGTCCCATCATTGGGGCCGGACTATTCGTGGATAATGAAGTAGGTGGTGCTACATCGACCGGCGTAGGCGAGGAAGTGATCAGGAACGTGGGCAGCTTTTTAGTAGTGGAACTGATGCGCCAGGGCATGAAGCCTGAGGATGCCTGCCGCGAGGCGGTGAACCGTATCGTGAAAAAGAAACCTGAGATAGCCAAGACCATACAGGTGGGCTTTTTGGCGATCAACAAAAAGGGTGAGTACGGTGCGTATGCCTTGCAGAAAGGATTTTCATACGCGGTATGCAATGCCCAAAAGCAGGACCTGATCATCAAAGGAAAAAGTATTTATTAATATGATCAGGATCGAGATATGTGCCAATTCTGTTCGGTCGGCGCTGATCGCACAGGAGGCTGGTGCTTACCGGATAGAGTTTTGTGATAACCTGAAGGAGGGAGGGACAACACCATCGTTCGGGCAGATCGCCTTGGCTCGTCAACAACTGAATATTAAACTGTACCCTATCATTCGCCCTCGGGGTGGTGATTTTTTGTACACCGACCTCGAATTTGAGGTGATGAAAAAAGATATTGAGCAATGCCTGGCTTTAGGTTGTGATGGGGTAGTATTCGGAGTATTGGATGCCAACGGGCGTGTGGATAAACCGCGATGCGAGCAACTGATCAAGGCAGCCGGCAAAATGGGTGTAACTTTTCACCGGGCGTTCGATCGCTGCAGTGACCCTTTTGAGGCATTGGAAGACATCATTGAACTTGGCTTTGAGCGTATACTGACATCGGGCCTGGAAGCCGACGTCGTTAGTGGCGCCGACTTGATAGCTCGTTTGGTCAAACAAGCGGCCGGTCGTATCCAGATCATGCCGGGCGCCGGTGTTAAGCCGGAGAATCTTGCGCATCTGATCGAAATGACCAAGGCTACCGAATATCACACTACTGCCAAAGGGCCGCTTGAGAGTGAGATGGCTTACCGCGAGGTACGGACAGGAAGTAAGGCTGAAGAATTTATGACCGAGCAGACCGATCCTGATACCGTAAGCGCATTGGTGCAGATAGCAGAGAAATATTCTTTATAAAGCAAAGGGCTTGAAGATCATCTTCAAGCCCTTTGCTTTTTGTGGTGTTATGGTCGTATACTGAACTCCGCCTTCAATTTAGCCGAAGCGGAATTCTCGCCTATGACCAACCGATAGGTGCCTTTGTATAGTTGCCATTGATGCTTCTTATCGTCCCATTTTTGGAGGGCCTTTACCGGGATTGCCAGGTTCACCACCTTGCTTTCTCCCTGATTTAAAGATACCCGCTTGAAGGCTTTGAGCTCTTTGATCGGCATCCGGTCGAGATCAGGGTATTCGATATAGGCCTGAACCACTTCGTCTCCTTTCATAGCGCCCGTATTCTTCACTTTTACCGAAAAGCTGATGCTATCCTTAGTGCCGTAGGTCTTGCGCGGTCGCTGCTCCCAACTGCGATCAAAAGTGGTATAGCTCAGTCCAAAGCCAAATGGGTACTGTACCGGGCCGTTATGATACCGGTAGGTTCGGCCTTTCATCACATAGCTGTTGTAAGGCGGCAGATCATTGACCGACCGGTAAAAAGTAAGCGGCAAACGGCCCGAAGGTGATACCTTGCCCAAAAGGATGTCTGCGAAAGCATTGCCACCTTGCTCGCCCGGGTACCAGGCCAGCACAATGGCATCAACGTACGGTTCAATGGCTGCTATGTCTACCGCGCTGCCGCTGGTCACCACTGCAATGATCGGTTTGTTTGGTACACCTTTGCGAAGTGCTTTAATGAACGCTACGTTCCCGGCAGGTAGGCTCAGGTCTATCTTATCACCGCCATTGGTTGACAGGAACGCGTCACCTGCTTCGCCTTCCAATACCGGCGAGAGGCCAATTACCGCCACCGTTACATCGGCATTGCCGGCACCCCATATGCCACCAAAATGAGTGGTATCGGTATAGCTCGACCCAAGGTCATATTCCACACGTGTATCGGGTTCTACTGCCCCAGTGATACCTTCCACAAAGTCCACCATTTTGCTATTCACGCCATGGTAGCTCCCTGCCAGCACATCAAGCGATGAAGCATTGGTGCCTAACACCATAATGCTGCTGAAGCCATCCTTTTTGAGCGGTAATACGCCGTTCTTATTTTTGAGCAGTACCATGCTCTGTTGAGCGGCCTGCCGTGCAAGCGCTATGTGTTGGGCATTATTGATACTATCGGCACCGTAGCTGTAATAGGGGCTACTCTGCGGTTGGTCAAAAAAGCCAAGTTTGAATTCTGTCCGGAGCACAGGTGTCAGTGCCTTGTTAACGTCGGCTTCGGTGATCAAACCTTGCTTGATGGCCTTGACCACATCGTTTTGTAGTACCGATGAACAATCGAGGCCGATGCCCGCTTTGATGGCCGCAGCTGCTGTCTCTACCCCGTTCTTCAGCACTTTGTGACGGAGAAAAACGTCGTCCAGCGCGCCGCAGTCGGTCACCACGTGGCCCTTAAAGCCCCATTCTTTGATAAGGATCTTGTTCAGATAGGAGCGGCTGGTAGAGTTGGGTTCGCCGTTCACCCGGTTGTAAGCCGTCATCACCGATTCTACGCCGTGGTCGACCAAAGCTTTAAAGGCCGGTAGGTAGGTCTCCCGTAGGTCCTTCTCATTCACGATCGCATCGAACTCATCGCGCGTGGCCTCGGGGCCACTGTGAGCGACAAAGTGTTTGGCCGTGGCGCTGGTCTTCAACCTTAACGGATCAGTACCTTGCATTCCGCGTACGTAGGCCGCCCCCATTATGGAGGTCAGATAAGGATCTTCGCCGTAGGTCTCCTGTCCGCGTCCCCATCGCGGATCCCTGAAAATGTTAATGTTAGGCGACCAGAACGTTAGTCCCATGTATTGTAACCGGCGGTCTTTTTTTACGCCAAGGTTGTATTTGGCTCGCGCTTCTGTTGATATGGTGTTGGCCACCTGGTACACCAACTCGTCATTAAAAGTTGCCGCAAGTGCGATCGCTTGGGGGAAAACGGTGGCCTGCCCGGCACGTGCCACCCCGTGCAAACCCTCGTTCCACCAATTGTAAGCAGGTATACCCAGTCGTGGGACGGCCTTGCTGCGGTATCCCATTAGTGATGCTTTTTCTTCAATGGTGAGTGAGCTGATCAGCGACCTGACACGCGTGTCAATAGGTTGCGTCTCGTCAAGATAAGCAGGGCGAGTTTGAGCGAAGATGGTGTTGCTGCTGGCCGCAAATAGTAAGGAGATACAAAGGCTTAGGCGCGTATTTTTACGGGAAAGTTGGGTGAAGATCATAAAATTATAGGCGGTCGGTAATGCAAGCGAATGTAATCGATCTGGATGAAATGATGATAGCGGAGGCTGGTCAGTGTCGGTGTTAACAAAAAAAGCCAGCCTGGTCACACAGGCTGGCTTTGGAGTATCGGTAATTATTTAACGTCCCAGAATATCTTAGCGGTACGGGTGTCTTTTGACTGTACGGCCGGATAGTTGGTCGTATTGTTCGAGGTCTCTACCGATGGGTAGGTCAGTCGGTTAGGTGGCGTAGCAAATGCTGCAAGGCTGGCTGTTGGGAAGGTCAGCTGCGGGAATTTGGTACGACGGTACTCAGACCATGCCTGGGTTGACTGCAGGAAGCCAAAGTGAGCCCATTTTTGAACGTAGATCTTAGCCAGCTTGTTGGCCGATGTGCCGGTGTAGGCCGCAGTTGAAGCGGTAGCAAAGGTATTGATCGTAGCATCGCTTGGCTTGGTCTCTTTTTTAAGACCGGCGGTATTGATACCGTTCAGGTAGTAATAAAAGCTAACTGATTGTTTAAGAGCGGTCTCGTAAGCGGTCTGCGCATTGGCAGTGCTTCCCCAACGCTCATAAGCCTCGGCCTTCAAAAAGTTCACCTCTGATGACGTGATCACGATACCCGGTAGCTTGGTGTTCTGTAAAAAGGTGGTCGAGTCTAATACCGAATACAGGTTGAAGCTGCTTTCTACCTGAGCCTGAGTAAAGGTGATCGGCATGGCCTTGTAATCCTTGTTAGGAACGAACACTCCACTAACGGTACGGCCCCACTTGTCGAACAACACCGGTATACGTGGGTCGTTGGCTGGCAACATCACGGTGTTCAGCATGTAGTCAGGTGCATAGTGGCTCGGTAAC
This window harbors:
- a CDS encoding glycoside hydrolase family 3 N-terminal domain-containing protein — translated: MIFTQLSRKNTRLSLCISLLFAASSNTIFAQTRPAYLDETQPIDTRVRSLISSLTIEEKASLMGYRSKAVPRLGIPAYNWWNEGLHGVARAGQATVFPQAIALAATFNDELVYQVANTISTEARAKYNLGVKKDRRLQYMGLTFWSPNINIFRDPRWGRGQETYGEDPYLTSIMGAAYVRGMQGTDPLRLKTSATAKHFVAHSGPEATRDEFDAIVNEKDLRETYLPAFKALVDHGVESVMTAYNRVNGEPNSTSRSYLNKILIKEWGFKGHVVTDCGALDDVFLRHKVLKNGVETAAAAIKAGIGLDCSSVLQNDVVKAIKQGLITEADVNKALTPVLRTEFKLGFFDQPQSSPYYSYGADSINNAQHIALARQAAQQSMVLLKNKNGVLPLKKDGFSSIMVLGTNASSLDVLAGSYHGVNSKMVDFVEGITGAVEPDTRVEYDLGSSYTDTTHFGGIWGAGNADVTVAVIGLSPVLEGEAGDAFLSTNGGDKIDLSLPAGNVAFIKALRKGVPNKPIIAVVTSGSAVDIAAIEPYVDAIVLAWYPGEQGGNAFADILLGKVSPSGRLPLTFYRSVNDLPPYNSYVMKGRTYRYHNGPVQYPFGFGLSYTTFDRSWEQRPRKTYGTKDSISFSVKVKNTGAMKGDEVVQAYIEYPDLDRMPIKELKAFKRVSLNQGESKVVNLAIPVKALQKWDDKKHQWQLYKGTYRLVIGENSASAKLKAEFSIRP
- a CDS encoding N(4)-(beta-N-acetylglucosaminyl)-L-asparaginase, which encodes MLDRRKFILTTSLAATGAALNLRSLAAPIAAPAPSSQLPIIISTWDFGVAANQAAWKVLSTGGRALDAVEAGARVPEADPNNHSVGAAGYPDRDGHVTLDACIMDEKGNCGGVAGMEYIDHPISVARMVMEKTPHVLLVGDGATQFAVANGFTKKQLLTPDSEKAWKEWLKTSKYQPEMNIENKHFTPVPNKMPGNQYNHDTIGMLAVDAAGNISGACTTSGMAFKLHGRVGDSPIIGAGLFVDNEVGGATSTGVGEEVIRNVGSFLVVELMRQGMKPEDACREAVNRIVKKKPEIAKTIQVGFLAINKKGEYGAYALQKGFSYAVCNAQKQDLIIKGKSIY
- a CDS encoding alpha/beta hydrolase, giving the protein MKLPFHIFLLSTLLTIVAINVKGKQIMVVDTAKPHTIDVKFFIPQLSRDRMIKIALPSSYYSARAMRYPVIYMHDGQHVFKATNGDHEGWAVDSLINSYPARKQAIVVAIYNNSQFRFSEYDPYDTNYGKGEGKAYIQFIANVLKPYIDAHYRTKSSAENTVIAGSSMGGLISMYAASRFNDIFGCACVLSPAYFMGPDIYNEIENSAINPKTKIFQACGDDEGNEADHVVRLDSLLRKKGSSFKNVPMPLIVKGGRHDERQWRKTFEAFYKWFTH
- a CDS encoding copper homeostasis protein CutC, which produces MIRIEICANSVRSALIAQEAGAYRIEFCDNLKEGGTTPSFGQIALARQQLNIKLYPIIRPRGGDFLYTDLEFEVMKKDIEQCLALGCDGVVFGVLDANGRVDKPRCEQLIKAAGKMGVTFHRAFDRCSDPFEALEDIIELGFERILTSGLEADVVSGADLIARLVKQAAGRIQIMPGAGVKPENLAHLIEMTKATEYHTTAKGPLESEMAYREVRTGSKAEEFMTEQTDPDTVSALVQIAEKYSL
- a CDS encoding ATP-binding protein; amino-acid sequence: MSNDANHHRQLIYAKGEMSDLIRSLDDQATPLGPMSTWPAELLNALNLMLDSGFPMFIWWGPELLQFYNDAYRVILGSGSNSKHPDLLGGPGEDHWQEIWPNIWPLINKVLTTGESVYLEDQLLPIYRDGKLDEVYWTFSYNPIRNANGKPEGILVVCTETTRLNRSQRENAEQREFLLNMSDQLRLFSDPEAMETRALDIIAGHLNADRFGFAKTLIKGEFFLIERDHHRNGVKPLKGAFPAKQFGTDIFETLLSGQIVMYEDVRNEARLSEQHRRSFTELRIEAIINIPLFKNGKLSAVFFAHYEQPHHFTIEEQVRIKQVAGLAWDAVLTARAEQELRLSELRYRTLFESIDEAFMVIEFSFADDGTAENYRFLVTNPAFEKQTGLKDVVGKTILEIMPDIEPTWIRTYGKVATTGEALRFEEYNEGTGGWYDVYAVAVGKDTNQVVVVFHDITQRKMEEQRKNDFLSMTSHELKTPLTAVTGYLHILKKRVTSDDPKVPDMFERTIKQIGRMTGIINGFLNIAQLEAGQLRIDRTDFDIVELVKQAVQEAVATVSSHHFSFEPTGPIYVSADLEKIDQVIENLISNAVKYSPTDSRIKLTCWSDGSTVKISVIDEGQGIDKADQDLIFGRFYRAVDDQLTSASGFGIGLYICKEIIDCHGGQIGVDSEPGKGSTFWFTLPVAG
- a CDS encoding MG2 domain-containing protein, which produces MLKDLVSMMVCLIIVTGAAKRQTIPKSASELSAQFSTFSRKHPRSTLYIHTDRSVYRSGETIWCSGYLTRKANIDLKGHHFLVIQLIDPVTKSVRISKKLAMQEGIASGSLDLTDGLPSGEYQLLAFTNVVGSDMEPVAVFRAPLFITDNRSDQAFSITASMLDLKGPDSEMQVKISLNNIDKKEASDAQLSYRFDNGSPPIERRSKGKETIISIPKTLNHRTFAKILISVRTKDKKASLIFPLPSFKRPSVKMRFFPEGGDLVEGASNLVGVETTADGIPKAMTGYLYSGDRLLDTIRTSSTGMGRFLIEPKAGITYHVKLKIEGAKALDTTFILPKALTDIPTIHLLKAVVKDTVKVQIASKVKRPVKVLVHDQQNLYACFDMMSSPSSRPISIAVNALPKGPCLITILNLDGKPVAERLFFAHYDQKVISSINTSKNEYGKRSTVKLKIKLTDQQQRPVKALFSLACVRDADLWTGSYRSIESYLNVEDKLDMEMGLLPNAYYENENILEDVLLIRGWRKFKWQDVNAQSLKDTLPDQKALELKAIVTHGKKALTRPVGVSLMKPNGIDVRVTNASGELVISDQQMLLPDDRYLSLMINEKDKEGYEIKVDDPYSNIKVSPSLFSDTFGYTRRMHGSDLGSIVNAKLDRTIQLDAVSVRSSAPYGGALSRGKPGANECGDYVDEYGYLNYPKSINSDRISQPVKGRQYKVRTDLDGDRFTVSPVTYEGCTTDQKQGIVKIPGIYYAREFYGVDLKRTAPQYLPTLFWGSGLLTDENGEREISFDTGDITGSFRIILQGITDEEVVSGTGGFLVK